In one window of Tellurirhabdus rosea DNA:
- a CDS encoding SMP-30/gluconolactonase/LRE family protein — MNRLPLLLIALLAGALAMTPPKKEKKLVKVWETDTTLRVPESALYNPKDGFIYVANIDGKPDGLDGSGFISRVTTEGKIENLKWVVGLNAPKGMGIHKNRLFVTDVFRLVAIDLATGQAIKHWDGVGEKPFLNDVTVDKDGVVYVSDNRNNKIYRLQDDKWEVWMEGDALNNPNGLLSMGKTLMVGSTKIGALRALNTETKTMQTIADGMAATDGIVPDGKKNFFVSDWNGQVFFVGQDGQKQQLLDTRPDKIHAADIDYIPGKKLVLVPTFYKNTLTAYRVD; from the coding sequence ATGAATCGTTTACCCCTGCTGCTGATTGCCCTCCTTGCCGGTGCGCTGGCAATGACGCCCCCGAAAAAAGAAAAGAAGCTGGTTAAAGTCTGGGAAACCGATACCACCCTGCGTGTCCCGGAGTCGGCGCTGTATAACCCGAAGGACGGCTTTATTTACGTAGCCAACATCGACGGCAAACCGGACGGACTCGACGGGTCCGGGTTTATTTCCCGCGTGACGACCGAAGGTAAAATTGAGAACCTGAAATGGGTGGTCGGGCTGAATGCGCCGAAAGGCATGGGCATCCACAAAAACCGCCTGTTTGTCACGGACGTATTCCGGCTGGTAGCCATCGACCTGGCCACCGGGCAGGCCATCAAACACTGGGACGGCGTGGGAGAAAAGCCTTTTCTGAACGACGTGACGGTGGACAAGGACGGGGTTGTCTATGTTTCCGACAACCGCAACAACAAGATTTATCGCCTTCAGGACGATAAATGGGAAGTCTGGATGGAAGGCGACGCGCTCAACAACCCGAACGGCCTGCTGTCGATGGGCAAAACGCTGATGGTCGGCAGCACCAAAATCGGGGCGCTGCGGGCGCTGAACACCGAAACCAAAACGATGCAGACCATCGCCGACGGCATGGCCGCAACGGACGGCATTGTGCCCGACGGCAAGAAGAATTTCTTCGTTTCCGACTGGAACGGGCAGGTTTTCTTCGTCGGACAGGATGGTCAGAAACAGCAATTACTCGACACCCGGCCGGACAAAATCCACGCGGCTGACATCGATTATATTCCCGGCAAAAAGCTGGTCCTCGTTCCTACTTTTTACAAAAATACGCTGACGGCGTACCGGGTCGATTGA
- a CDS encoding MFS transporter encodes MSDTYAALRYPEFRYFVSNSFLLTATLLIQEVIVGYQLYLMTNDPLALGFVGLAEALPFILLSLYGGHLADRRDKRTILQVSLLVILAGSVILYLVFQPSVVVHLSRTVQLATIYGVLMLIGTAKGFYSPASSSLKPFLVPRELYGNSSTWSSSFWQAGAIVGPGIAGFFYQWFGFDNTLLIVIGLFLICFFLLSMIKRKPAPPTTGPQAGIWESLREGFRFVFKTKILLYSISVDLVAVLFGGVITILPVFAEDILKVGADGLGLLRASPSVGAILTMLVMARYPPTYHAWRNLIIAIAGFGVFTLIFALSTNFALSLLALFMTGVFDSVSVVIRQTILQLFPPDHMRGRVAAVNGIFVSSSNEIGGFESGVAARLLGTVPSVVMGGVLTLLVAAFVYVRTKDLMSVKLT; translated from the coding sequence ATGAGTGACACGTACGCGGCGCTTCGTTATCCCGAATTTCGATATTTTGTCTCCAACAGCTTTTTACTTACGGCTACCCTGCTGATTCAGGAAGTGATTGTCGGCTATCAGCTTTACCTGATGACCAACGACCCGCTGGCGCTGGGCTTTGTCGGGCTGGCCGAAGCGCTGCCGTTCATCCTGCTTTCGCTCTACGGCGGCCACCTCGCCGACCGCCGCGACAAACGGACCATTCTCCAGGTCAGTCTGCTGGTCATTCTGGCCGGTTCGGTCATTCTGTACCTTGTTTTTCAGCCTTCGGTGGTCGTTCACCTTTCCCGAACGGTGCAGCTGGCGACCATCTACGGCGTGCTGATGCTCATCGGGACGGCCAAAGGGTTCTATTCTCCGGCCAGTTCGTCGCTGAAGCCGTTTCTGGTTCCGCGCGAACTGTACGGCAATTCGTCGACCTGGAGCAGTTCGTTCTGGCAGGCCGGGGCCATTGTCGGGCCGGGCATTGCGGGTTTTTTCTACCAGTGGTTCGGCTTCGACAATACGCTGCTGATCGTCATCGGGCTGTTTCTGATCTGCTTTTTCCTGCTTTCGATGATCAAGCGCAAGCCCGCTCCGCCGACCACCGGCCCGCAGGCCGGCATCTGGGAAAGTCTGCGCGAAGGCTTCCGCTTTGTCTTCAAAACCAAAATACTGCTGTACTCCATTTCGGTGGATCTGGTTGCGGTGCTGTTCGGCGGCGTCATTACCATCCTGCCCGTTTTTGCCGAAGACATTCTGAAAGTAGGTGCCGACGGACTGGGTCTGCTCAGGGCTTCGCCATCCGTCGGGGCCATCCTGACGATGCTCGTCATGGCCCGTTACCCGCCCACCTACCATGCCTGGCGAAATCTGATTATTGCCATTGCCGGCTTCGGCGTTTTCACGCTGATCTTCGCCCTTTCGACCAACTTCGCGCTGTCGCTGCTTGCCCTGTTTATGACCGGCGTTTTCGACAGCGTCAGCGTGGTGATCCGGCAGACGATCCTTCAGCTTTTCCCGCCCGACCACATGCGGGGGCGCGTAGCGGCCGTCAACGGCATTTTTGTCAGTTCTTCCAACGAAATCGGCGGCTTTGAATCCGGCGTAGCGGCTCGGCTGCTGGGAACGGTGCCGTCCGTCGTGATGGGCGGGGTTCTGACCCTGCTGGTGGCCGCTTTTGTCTACGTCCGGACGAAAGACCTGATGTCTGTCAAACTCACCTGA
- a CDS encoding TonB-dependent receptor — MRLIRCIAGLLLLAALPALSQSLSQTVRGRVTDKATRLGLPGATVQVAGLPGGTTANAQGYFRLPDIPVGRHSLRITFVGYRPVVLNNLILDSAKELVVQAELEESVVQAAEVVVKAHAGKDRPLNELAGVSARMFTVEETSRYAGAFMDPARLATNFAGVLSPRNDRNDVVVRGNSPLGVLWRLEGVDIPNPTHFAFLGASGGISMLNTNTLANSDFLTGAFPAEYGNRTAAVFDLNLRNGNSARTEYTGQLGISGLELGLEGPIQAGKHSSFLLNARSFSLKALQGVGIDLAVDSGLPTFQDATFKIHLPSEKWGTLVLFGLGGRGRYRDESASGNSSHLRSGMGVGGLVHTHHFSNKTYGKLALSVSGAFSDENDFNRMGQLRRVLETTNGQWQLRYEAVHRPGSRNLLKTGLVWNGIGFRFLEQNRQNNALQTRSQDDSRTDLWQAFGHWQHRFSDRFSINNGLYYQFFGLNRTQRLEPRSSLQWQVSASHRLSAGFGLHSQTQPLAHYTRQYTYASQPPRQNNRHLGPTRSRHFVLAHDWAFLPNWRLKTELYDQALSAVPVSRQSRSTFSSLNTGSVEQGILAVPDSLVNAGTGRNRGVELTLEKFFSGNSYLLTTLSLFESTYRGADGVRRHTAFGNQYVFNVLGGCEWRIGRQKNSAFLFDLRYSATGGKPFIPVHFAASVRAGREVRDSERAYLSRLAPFDRTDVKISFRVNRPAVTHYVFADITNLFSKQVALNERYEASTRLLTNDYYGFRLLPIAGYRITWGKRGKQV; from the coding sequence ATGCGCCTTATTCGCTGTATTGCCGGACTGCTGCTGCTGGCCGCGTTACCGGCATTGAGTCAATCCCTGTCCCAGACGGTGCGCGGCCGGGTCACCGACAAAGCGACCCGGCTCGGGCTGCCGGGGGCTACCGTGCAGGTTGCTGGGCTGCCGGGCGGAACGACCGCCAACGCCCAGGGCTATTTCCGCCTGCCCGACATTCCCGTAGGCCGTCATTCCCTCCGCATCACGTTTGTCGGCTACCGCCCGGTGGTGCTCAACAACCTCATCCTCGATTCGGCCAAGGAACTGGTCGTGCAGGCCGAACTGGAGGAAAGTGTGGTGCAGGCCGCCGAAGTGGTCGTCAAAGCCCATGCCGGCAAGGACAGGCCGCTGAACGAGCTGGCGGGCGTCAGCGCCCGGATGTTTACGGTGGAGGAAACGAGCCGGTACGCCGGGGCGTTTATGGACCCCGCCCGGCTGGCGACCAATTTTGCGGGCGTACTCAGCCCGCGCAACGACCGCAACGATGTCGTTGTCCGCGGCAACTCGCCCCTTGGGGTGTTGTGGCGGCTCGAAGGCGTCGATATTCCCAATCCTACCCATTTCGCTTTTCTGGGAGCTTCGGGCGGCATCAGCATGCTCAACACCAATACCCTCGCCAACTCCGACTTTCTGACGGGCGCTTTTCCGGCCGAATACGGCAACCGCACGGCCGCCGTCTTTGACCTCAACCTCCGCAACGGCAACAGCGCCCGAACCGAATACACCGGGCAGCTTGGCATCAGCGGGCTCGAACTTGGCCTTGAAGGCCCCATACAGGCCGGAAAACACAGTTCGTTTCTCCTCAACGCGCGCAGTTTCTCGCTGAAAGCCTTGCAGGGCGTCGGCATTGATTTGGCCGTAGACAGCGGGCTGCCGACCTTTCAGGACGCTACGTTCAAGATTCATCTGCCCTCCGAAAAATGGGGTACGCTGGTCCTTTTCGGACTCGGCGGCCGGGGACGCTACCGGGACGAAAGTGCCTCCGGAAACAGCTCGCACCTGCGCTCGGGCATGGGCGTCGGCGGGCTGGTCCACACGCATCATTTTTCAAACAAGACGTATGGCAAGCTGGCGCTTTCGGTTTCCGGGGCGTTCAGCGACGAGAATGACTTCAACCGCATGGGCCAGCTCCGGCGGGTGCTCGAAACGACCAACGGGCAATGGCAGTTGCGTTATGAAGCTGTTCACCGGCCCGGCAGCCGCAACCTGCTGAAAACGGGTTTGGTCTGGAACGGCATCGGCTTCCGCTTTCTGGAGCAGAACCGGCAGAACAACGCGCTCCAGACCCGGTCGCAGGACGACAGCCGGACGGACCTCTGGCAGGCGTTCGGGCACTGGCAGCACCGGTTCAGCGACCGTTTTTCGATCAACAACGGCCTTTACTATCAGTTTTTCGGGCTGAACAGGACCCAGCGGCTGGAGCCGAGAAGCTCCCTGCAATGGCAGGTGTCCGCCAGCCACCGGCTCTCGGCGGGCTTCGGCCTGCACAGCCAGACGCAGCCGCTGGCGCACTACACCCGCCAGTACACGTACGCCAGCCAGCCGCCCCGACAGAACAACCGCCACCTCGGGCCTACCCGCAGCCGCCATTTCGTTCTGGCCCACGACTGGGCGTTTCTGCCCAACTGGCGGCTGAAGACCGAGCTTTACGACCAGGCGCTTTCAGCCGTTCCGGTGTCGCGCCAGTCTCGATCCACGTTTTCGTCTCTCAATACCGGCTCGGTGGAGCAGGGCATTCTGGCCGTTCCGGATAGCCTTGTCAATGCCGGAACCGGCCGGAACCGGGGAGTAGAGCTGACGCTCGAAAAGTTTTTTTCGGGGAATTCGTACCTGCTGACGACGCTGTCGCTGTTTGAGTCCACCTACCGGGGTGCCGACGGGGTGCGGCGTCATACCGCGTTTGGCAACCAGTATGTCTTCAACGTGCTGGGGGGCTGTGAATGGCGCATTGGCCGCCAGAAGAACAGCGCTTTCCTGTTTGATCTGCGCTACTCAGCCACGGGCGGCAAGCCGTTTATTCCGGTTCATTTTGCCGCTTCGGTCCGGGCGGGTCGCGAGGTGCGCGATTCGGAGCGGGCTTACCTGTCCCGCCTTGCCCCGTTCGACCGGACGGATGTCAAGATTTCGTTCCGGGTAAATCGCCCGGCCGTTACGCACTATGTTTTTGCGGATATAACCAACCTGTTCAGCAAGCAGGTCGCCCTCAACGAGCGTTACGAAGCCTCCACCCGTCTGCTGACAAACGACTATTACGGATTCCGCCTGCTCCCCATCGCCGGCTACCGCATCACCTGGGGAAAACGAGGGAAACAGGTATGA
- a CDS encoding Hsp20/alpha crystallin family protein yields MATLVKYNRLPSLFDRLYTMPTVPQTRTTAPAVNIREDEKAYHLEVAAPGYKKEEFSINVLLNRLTISARQEEKKEEASGTFTRREFGFSSFERSFQLPKHVNSDEIQATYTDGILTVTVPKVEVKQPEAKQIAIA; encoded by the coding sequence ATGGCAACGCTTGTAAAATACAACCGCCTTCCCTCTCTGTTTGATCGTCTGTACACCATGCCGACAGTGCCGCAGACCCGTACCACGGCCCCGGCCGTCAACATCCGCGAGGACGAAAAGGCGTACCACCTGGAAGTAGCGGCTCCGGGTTATAAAAAAGAAGAATTCTCCATCAACGTGCTGCTGAACCGTCTGACCATCAGCGCCCGTCAGGAAGAGAAAAAAGAAGAGGCCAGCGGGACGTTCACCCGGCGCGAGTTCGGCTTCAGTTCCTTCGAAAGGAGCTTCCAGCTGCCGAAGCACGTCAACAGCGACGAAATTCAGGCCACTTACACCGACGGCATCCTGACCGTTACGGTTCCCAAAGTGGAAGTGAAGCAGCCCGAAGCGAAGCAAATCGCGATTGCGTAA
- a CDS encoding phosphoribosylanthranilate isomerase translates to MIRVKICCISSVEEARMAVSAGASALGLVGRMPSGPGVIGDELIRTIARTVPPPVATFLLTSEPTVEATIEHQRRVHTNTIQLVDALPKGSYRTLRAALPDIKLVQVIHVLDDVSVDEALEAAEEVDALLLDSGNPKLAVKELGGTGRVHDWKLSRRIVEQAKVPVFLAGGLNAGNVRQALDHVQPYGLDICSGVRSEGKLDERKLGEFFEKIND, encoded by the coding sequence ATGATACGCGTTAAAATCTGCTGCATCAGCAGCGTGGAAGAAGCCCGGATGGCGGTGTCTGCGGGCGCATCGGCGCTGGGGCTGGTCGGAAGGATGCCGAGCGGGCCCGGCGTGATCGGTGATGAACTGATCCGGACCATTGCCCGGACGGTGCCGCCGCCGGTGGCGACGTTTCTGCTGACCAGCGAGCCAACGGTCGAGGCGACCATCGAGCACCAGCGGCGGGTCCATACCAACACCATTCAACTGGTGGATGCCCTGCCCAAAGGAAGTTACCGGACCTTGCGGGCGGCATTGCCGGACATTAAACTGGTGCAGGTGATCCATGTGCTCGATGACGTGAGCGTGGATGAGGCTCTGGAAGCCGCCGAAGAAGTGGATGCGCTGCTGCTGGACTCCGGCAACCCGAAGCTGGCCGTGAAGGAACTGGGCGGAACGGGCCGCGTGCACGACTGGAAATTGAGCCGACGGATTGTGGAGCAGGCGAAGGTCCCGGTTTTTCTGGCGGGCGGCCTGAACGCCGGTAATGTCAGACAGGCGCTGGACCACGTGCAGCCCTACGGCCTCGACATCTGTAGCGGCGTCCGGTCGGAAGGAAAACTGGATGAGCGCAAGCTCGGGGAGTTTTTTGAAAAAATAAATGATTGA